A genomic region of Ictalurus furcatus strain D&B chromosome 29, Billie_1.0, whole genome shotgun sequence contains the following coding sequences:
- the LOC128604466 gene encoding uncharacterized protein LOC128604466 isoform X1 yields the protein MTIKFTLALTVLESTAAEAILNFLFFFKKADEVCFVFFCNAEHSSEFRIPFLWAPVSSVQLDPFSHLESTARVSLHLRIGASPVNIRQPVMSVSRDVWRNVRVFFKRSESDLTTMTPEPDSGVTKPKKKPCLSRLRLSKIFRKKPRTGSEPDDSDESESLSGKSQRRREVYRIPSRRPLLFKKMRLCFPRRKTTRSRNSASPCNQETMSVFGSAQSNNMVESDMASGSESIPWNEDMNSTLSSASEDYEYMRNCNLPVISPFAVNHCAHAIVLRAQRARGSNPAGTLMSAAKRKQVGQLAESVLQILSKMPGLCLADGENIPKQLHRVFIDRIYEELLSKTGTPFDLVKAFNAGAERVHHAFAQSFLKAIEDDDLESSLFCRPDTDSLCDESESDRTDADSVETSTSTAILLLLKLLAIGSPHALPPDVSPQELMNRVLTSCTEALSGSVGEQIEELYQKIFVDLCGQVSVGRLFHMAYASEDSGFDDDVIAPPTPLTPQTDAEVTKLKKKTLLSRFIAPKSFTKVERDMASASMMIQWSEAADSISTLSSASQEDESGRITCISNLDLPIISPFAVHHCAHAILLRAQRACGSNPAGTLMLAAKSKQVGQLAESVLKVLSRMPELCVADGEDIPKQLHRAVIDRIYEELLSKTGTPSDLVKAFTAGAKWIHHAFAYSFLKAIEDDDLESCLLYPENSDSLRDDRTDAVSAQKSTSMAILLQLNVLANGPPHALPPDVSPQELMNRLLTLCTEALSGSVGEQIEDLSQKVFLDLCGQVNVEKLFHMADDSEDWGFDDDDFAPLTNEPSNYSSDSESITMEQESWGSEESSLGE from the exons atgacaataaagttcACTTTGGCTTTGACTGTACTGGAGTCGACTGCAGCggaagccattttgaattttttatttttttttaaaaaagctgatgaggtctgctttgtttttttttgtaatgcgGAACACTCGTCAGAGTTCCGTATTCCGTTCCTCTGGGCCCCAGTCAGTTCGGTGCAGTTAGATCCATTCAGCCATTTAGAGTCCACAGCGAGGGTCTCTCTCCATTTACG GATCGGTGCTTCTCCTGTTAACATCAGGCAACCAGTGATGAGCGTCTCCAGGGACGTTTGGAGGAATGTTAGG GTGTTTTTCAAGAGAAGTGAATCTGACTTGACAACCATGACTCCTGAACCTGACTCTGGTGTTACAAAGCCGAAGAAGAAACCGTGTCTGTCTCGCTTACGCCTGTCGAAGATTTTCCGAAAG AAACCGAGGACAGGAAGTGAACCAGATGATTCAGATGAATCTGAAA GTCTGTCCGGGAAATCACAGCGGAGGAGAGAAGTGTACCGTATACCATCACGGAGGCCTCTCCTCTTCAAAAAAATGCGTCTCTGCTTTCCTCGGCGAAAAACAACCCGTTCCAG GAACAGTGCCTCTCCTTGCAACCAAGAAACGATGAGCGTCTTCGGTTCAGCGCAGAGTAATAATAtg GTTGAAAGTGACATGGCTTCTGGTTCAGAGTCAATACCATGGAATGAAGACATGAATTCAACTTTGTCAAGTGCAAGTGAGGACTACGAGTACATGAGGAACTGCAATCTTCCTGTAATCTCCCCTTTCGCTGTGAACCACTGTGCTCATGCCATTGTACTACGAGCACAGCGGGCACGCGGCTCGAATCCTGCCGGAACGCTGATGTCAGCGGCTAAGAGAAAACAAGTGGGGCAACTGGCAGAATCCGTGCTTCAGATTTTATCCAAGATGCCCGGACTTTGTCTAGCTGATGGTGAGAACATCCCCAAGCAGCTCCACCGTGTATTCATAGACAGGATCTATGAAGAGCTGCTGTCAAAAACGGGGACGCCGTTTGACCTCGTGAAGGCCTTTAATGCTGGAGCTGAGCGGGTACATCACGCCTTCGCTCAGTCCTTTCTGAAGGCAATAGAAGATGACGATTTGGAGTCGAGCCTGTTTTGTCGACCAGACACGGACAGTCTCTGTGATGAGAGTGAAAGTGACAGGACTGATGCAGATTCTGTTGAGACGAGCACAAGCACGGCCATTTTACTGCTGCTGAAACTGCTGGCTATCGGTTCTCCACACGCGCTTCCTCCTGATGTCTCCCCTCAGGAACTGATGAACAGAGTTCTTACTTCATGCACTGAGGCTCTGAGTGGATCTGTTGGAGAACAGATTGAAGAACTCTATCAGAAGATTTTTGTTGATCTTTGTGGACAAGTTAGTGTGGGGAGATTATTCCACATGGCGTATGCTTCCGAGGACTCGGGGTTTGACGATGACGTCATCGCTCCTCCGACGCCTTTGACTCCTCAGACTGATGCCGAAGTTACAAAGTTGAAGAAGAAAACGCTGCTGTCTCGCTTCATCGCGCCAAAGAGTTTCACAAAG GTTGAACGTGACATGGCTTCTGCTTCAATGATGATACAATGGAGTGAAGCTGCAGACTCCATTTCAACTTTGTCAAGTGCAAGCCAGGAAGATGAGTCAGGAAGGATCACATGCATCAGTAACCTCGATCTTCCTATAATCTCTCCTTTCGCTGTGCACCACTGTGCTCACGCCATTTTACTACGAGCACAGCGGGCATGCGGCTCGAATCCTGCCGGAACACTGATGTTAGCGGCTAAGAGCAAACAAGTGGGGCAACTGGCAGAATCCGTGCTTAAAGTTTTATCCAGGATGCCTGAACTTTGTGTGGCTGACGGTGAGGACATCCCCAAGCAGCTCCACCGTGCAGTCATAGACAGGATCTATGAAGAGCTGCTGTCAAAAACGGGGACTCCGTCTGACCTCGTGAAGGCCTTTACTGCTGGAGCTAAGTGGATACATCACGCCTTCGCTTATTCCTTTCTGAAGGCAATAGAAGATGACGATTTGGAGTCATGTCTGCTTTATCCGGAAAACTCGGACAGTCTCCGTGACGACAGGACTGATGCAGTGTCTGCTCAGAAGAGCACAAGCATGGCCATATTACTGCAACTGAACGTGCTGGCTAACGGTCCTCCACACGCGCTTCCTCCTGATGTTTCCCCTCAGGAACTGATGAACAGACTTCTAACTTTGTGCACCGAGGCTCTGAGTGGATCTGTTGGAGAACAGATTGAAGACCTCTCTCAGAAGGTTTTTCTTGATCTTTGTGGACAAGTTAACGTAGAGAAGTTATTCCACATGGCAGACGATTCTGAGGACTGGGGGTTTGACGATGACGATTTCGCTCCTCTGACCAACGAGCCTTCCAATTACTCCAGTGACTCCGAATCGATAACTATGGAACAGGAAAGCTGGGGAAGTGAGGAGAGCAGTCTCGGAGAGTAG
- the LOC128604466 gene encoding uncharacterized protein LOC128604466 isoform X2, translating into MPSCFSRRIGASPVNIRQPVMSVSRDVWRNVRVFFKRSESDLTTMTPEPDSGVTKPKKKPCLSRLRLSKIFRKKPRTGSEPDDSDESESLSGKSQRRREVYRIPSRRPLLFKKMRLCFPRRKTTRSRNSASPCNQETMSVFGSAQSNNMVESDMASGSESIPWNEDMNSTLSSASEDYEYMRNCNLPVISPFAVNHCAHAIVLRAQRARGSNPAGTLMSAAKRKQVGQLAESVLQILSKMPGLCLADGENIPKQLHRVFIDRIYEELLSKTGTPFDLVKAFNAGAERVHHAFAQSFLKAIEDDDLESSLFCRPDTDSLCDESESDRTDADSVETSTSTAILLLLKLLAIGSPHALPPDVSPQELMNRVLTSCTEALSGSVGEQIEELYQKIFVDLCGQVSVGRLFHMAYASEDSGFDDDVIAPPTPLTPQTDAEVTKLKKKTLLSRFIAPKSFTKVERDMASASMMIQWSEAADSISTLSSASQEDESGRITCISNLDLPIISPFAVHHCAHAILLRAQRACGSNPAGTLMLAAKSKQVGQLAESVLKVLSRMPELCVADGEDIPKQLHRAVIDRIYEELLSKTGTPSDLVKAFTAGAKWIHHAFAYSFLKAIEDDDLESCLLYPENSDSLRDDRTDAVSAQKSTSMAILLQLNVLANGPPHALPPDVSPQELMNRLLTLCTEALSGSVGEQIEDLSQKVFLDLCGQVNVEKLFHMADDSEDWGFDDDDFAPLTNEPSNYSSDSESITMEQESWGSEESSLGE; encoded by the exons ATGCCGTCTTGTTTTTCAAGAAG GATCGGTGCTTCTCCTGTTAACATCAGGCAACCAGTGATGAGCGTCTCCAGGGACGTTTGGAGGAATGTTAGG GTGTTTTTCAAGAGAAGTGAATCTGACTTGACAACCATGACTCCTGAACCTGACTCTGGTGTTACAAAGCCGAAGAAGAAACCGTGTCTGTCTCGCTTACGCCTGTCGAAGATTTTCCGAAAG AAACCGAGGACAGGAAGTGAACCAGATGATTCAGATGAATCTGAAA GTCTGTCCGGGAAATCACAGCGGAGGAGAGAAGTGTACCGTATACCATCACGGAGGCCTCTCCTCTTCAAAAAAATGCGTCTCTGCTTTCCTCGGCGAAAAACAACCCGTTCCAG GAACAGTGCCTCTCCTTGCAACCAAGAAACGATGAGCGTCTTCGGTTCAGCGCAGAGTAATAATAtg GTTGAAAGTGACATGGCTTCTGGTTCAGAGTCAATACCATGGAATGAAGACATGAATTCAACTTTGTCAAGTGCAAGTGAGGACTACGAGTACATGAGGAACTGCAATCTTCCTGTAATCTCCCCTTTCGCTGTGAACCACTGTGCTCATGCCATTGTACTACGAGCACAGCGGGCACGCGGCTCGAATCCTGCCGGAACGCTGATGTCAGCGGCTAAGAGAAAACAAGTGGGGCAACTGGCAGAATCCGTGCTTCAGATTTTATCCAAGATGCCCGGACTTTGTCTAGCTGATGGTGAGAACATCCCCAAGCAGCTCCACCGTGTATTCATAGACAGGATCTATGAAGAGCTGCTGTCAAAAACGGGGACGCCGTTTGACCTCGTGAAGGCCTTTAATGCTGGAGCTGAGCGGGTACATCACGCCTTCGCTCAGTCCTTTCTGAAGGCAATAGAAGATGACGATTTGGAGTCGAGCCTGTTTTGTCGACCAGACACGGACAGTCTCTGTGATGAGAGTGAAAGTGACAGGACTGATGCAGATTCTGTTGAGACGAGCACAAGCACGGCCATTTTACTGCTGCTGAAACTGCTGGCTATCGGTTCTCCACACGCGCTTCCTCCTGATGTCTCCCCTCAGGAACTGATGAACAGAGTTCTTACTTCATGCACTGAGGCTCTGAGTGGATCTGTTGGAGAACAGATTGAAGAACTCTATCAGAAGATTTTTGTTGATCTTTGTGGACAAGTTAGTGTGGGGAGATTATTCCACATGGCGTATGCTTCCGAGGACTCGGGGTTTGACGATGACGTCATCGCTCCTCCGACGCCTTTGACTCCTCAGACTGATGCCGAAGTTACAAAGTTGAAGAAGAAAACGCTGCTGTCTCGCTTCATCGCGCCAAAGAGTTTCACAAAG GTTGAACGTGACATGGCTTCTGCTTCAATGATGATACAATGGAGTGAAGCTGCAGACTCCATTTCAACTTTGTCAAGTGCAAGCCAGGAAGATGAGTCAGGAAGGATCACATGCATCAGTAACCTCGATCTTCCTATAATCTCTCCTTTCGCTGTGCACCACTGTGCTCACGCCATTTTACTACGAGCACAGCGGGCATGCGGCTCGAATCCTGCCGGAACACTGATGTTAGCGGCTAAGAGCAAACAAGTGGGGCAACTGGCAGAATCCGTGCTTAAAGTTTTATCCAGGATGCCTGAACTTTGTGTGGCTGACGGTGAGGACATCCCCAAGCAGCTCCACCGTGCAGTCATAGACAGGATCTATGAAGAGCTGCTGTCAAAAACGGGGACTCCGTCTGACCTCGTGAAGGCCTTTACTGCTGGAGCTAAGTGGATACATCACGCCTTCGCTTATTCCTTTCTGAAGGCAATAGAAGATGACGATTTGGAGTCATGTCTGCTTTATCCGGAAAACTCGGACAGTCTCCGTGACGACAGGACTGATGCAGTGTCTGCTCAGAAGAGCACAAGCATGGCCATATTACTGCAACTGAACGTGCTGGCTAACGGTCCTCCACACGCGCTTCCTCCTGATGTTTCCCCTCAGGAACTGATGAACAGACTTCTAACTTTGTGCACCGAGGCTCTGAGTGGATCTGTTGGAGAACAGATTGAAGACCTCTCTCAGAAGGTTTTTCTTGATCTTTGTGGACAAGTTAACGTAGAGAAGTTATTCCACATGGCAGACGATTCTGAGGACTGGGGGTTTGACGATGACGATTTCGCTCCTCTGACCAACGAGCCTTCCAATTACTCCAGTGACTCCGAATCGATAACTATGGAACAGGAAAGCTGGGGAAGTGAGGAGAGCAGTCTCGGAGAGTAG
- the LOC128604466 gene encoding uncharacterized protein LOC128604466 isoform X3: MSVSRDVWRNVRVFFKRSESDLTTMTPEPDSGVTKPKKKPCLSRLRLSKIFRKKPRTGSEPDDSDESESLSGKSQRRREVYRIPSRRPLLFKKMRLCFPRRKTTRSRNSASPCNQETMSVFGSAQSNNMVESDMASGSESIPWNEDMNSTLSSASEDYEYMRNCNLPVISPFAVNHCAHAIVLRAQRARGSNPAGTLMSAAKRKQVGQLAESVLQILSKMPGLCLADGENIPKQLHRVFIDRIYEELLSKTGTPFDLVKAFNAGAERVHHAFAQSFLKAIEDDDLESSLFCRPDTDSLCDESESDRTDADSVETSTSTAILLLLKLLAIGSPHALPPDVSPQELMNRVLTSCTEALSGSVGEQIEELYQKIFVDLCGQVSVGRLFHMAYASEDSGFDDDVIAPPTPLTPQTDAEVTKLKKKTLLSRFIAPKSFTKVERDMASASMMIQWSEAADSISTLSSASQEDESGRITCISNLDLPIISPFAVHHCAHAILLRAQRACGSNPAGTLMLAAKSKQVGQLAESVLKVLSRMPELCVADGEDIPKQLHRAVIDRIYEELLSKTGTPSDLVKAFTAGAKWIHHAFAYSFLKAIEDDDLESCLLYPENSDSLRDDRTDAVSAQKSTSMAILLQLNVLANGPPHALPPDVSPQELMNRLLTLCTEALSGSVGEQIEDLSQKVFLDLCGQVNVEKLFHMADDSEDWGFDDDDFAPLTNEPSNYSSDSESITMEQESWGSEESSLGE; this comes from the exons ATGAGCGTCTCCAGGGACGTTTGGAGGAATGTTAGG GTGTTTTTCAAGAGAAGTGAATCTGACTTGACAACCATGACTCCTGAACCTGACTCTGGTGTTACAAAGCCGAAGAAGAAACCGTGTCTGTCTCGCTTACGCCTGTCGAAGATTTTCCGAAAG AAACCGAGGACAGGAAGTGAACCAGATGATTCAGATGAATCTGAAA GTCTGTCCGGGAAATCACAGCGGAGGAGAGAAGTGTACCGTATACCATCACGGAGGCCTCTCCTCTTCAAAAAAATGCGTCTCTGCTTTCCTCGGCGAAAAACAACCCGTTCCAG GAACAGTGCCTCTCCTTGCAACCAAGAAACGATGAGCGTCTTCGGTTCAGCGCAGAGTAATAATAtg GTTGAAAGTGACATGGCTTCTGGTTCAGAGTCAATACCATGGAATGAAGACATGAATTCAACTTTGTCAAGTGCAAGTGAGGACTACGAGTACATGAGGAACTGCAATCTTCCTGTAATCTCCCCTTTCGCTGTGAACCACTGTGCTCATGCCATTGTACTACGAGCACAGCGGGCACGCGGCTCGAATCCTGCCGGAACGCTGATGTCAGCGGCTAAGAGAAAACAAGTGGGGCAACTGGCAGAATCCGTGCTTCAGATTTTATCCAAGATGCCCGGACTTTGTCTAGCTGATGGTGAGAACATCCCCAAGCAGCTCCACCGTGTATTCATAGACAGGATCTATGAAGAGCTGCTGTCAAAAACGGGGACGCCGTTTGACCTCGTGAAGGCCTTTAATGCTGGAGCTGAGCGGGTACATCACGCCTTCGCTCAGTCCTTTCTGAAGGCAATAGAAGATGACGATTTGGAGTCGAGCCTGTTTTGTCGACCAGACACGGACAGTCTCTGTGATGAGAGTGAAAGTGACAGGACTGATGCAGATTCTGTTGAGACGAGCACAAGCACGGCCATTTTACTGCTGCTGAAACTGCTGGCTATCGGTTCTCCACACGCGCTTCCTCCTGATGTCTCCCCTCAGGAACTGATGAACAGAGTTCTTACTTCATGCACTGAGGCTCTGAGTGGATCTGTTGGAGAACAGATTGAAGAACTCTATCAGAAGATTTTTGTTGATCTTTGTGGACAAGTTAGTGTGGGGAGATTATTCCACATGGCGTATGCTTCCGAGGACTCGGGGTTTGACGATGACGTCATCGCTCCTCCGACGCCTTTGACTCCTCAGACTGATGCCGAAGTTACAAAGTTGAAGAAGAAAACGCTGCTGTCTCGCTTCATCGCGCCAAAGAGTTTCACAAAG GTTGAACGTGACATGGCTTCTGCTTCAATGATGATACAATGGAGTGAAGCTGCAGACTCCATTTCAACTTTGTCAAGTGCAAGCCAGGAAGATGAGTCAGGAAGGATCACATGCATCAGTAACCTCGATCTTCCTATAATCTCTCCTTTCGCTGTGCACCACTGTGCTCACGCCATTTTACTACGAGCACAGCGGGCATGCGGCTCGAATCCTGCCGGAACACTGATGTTAGCGGCTAAGAGCAAACAAGTGGGGCAACTGGCAGAATCCGTGCTTAAAGTTTTATCCAGGATGCCTGAACTTTGTGTGGCTGACGGTGAGGACATCCCCAAGCAGCTCCACCGTGCAGTCATAGACAGGATCTATGAAGAGCTGCTGTCAAAAACGGGGACTCCGTCTGACCTCGTGAAGGCCTTTACTGCTGGAGCTAAGTGGATACATCACGCCTTCGCTTATTCCTTTCTGAAGGCAATAGAAGATGACGATTTGGAGTCATGTCTGCTTTATCCGGAAAACTCGGACAGTCTCCGTGACGACAGGACTGATGCAGTGTCTGCTCAGAAGAGCACAAGCATGGCCATATTACTGCAACTGAACGTGCTGGCTAACGGTCCTCCACACGCGCTTCCTCCTGATGTTTCCCCTCAGGAACTGATGAACAGACTTCTAACTTTGTGCACCGAGGCTCTGAGTGGATCTGTTGGAGAACAGATTGAAGACCTCTCTCAGAAGGTTTTTCTTGATCTTTGTGGACAAGTTAACGTAGAGAAGTTATTCCACATGGCAGACGATTCTGAGGACTGGGGGTTTGACGATGACGATTTCGCTCCTCTGACCAACGAGCCTTCCAATTACTCCAGTGACTCCGAATCGATAACTATGGAACAGGAAAGCTGGGGAAGTGAGGAGAGCAGTCTCGGAGAGTAG